A region from the Brassica napus cultivar Da-Ae chromosome C8, Da-Ae, whole genome shotgun sequence genome encodes:
- the LOC106377871 gene encoding fucosyltransferase 6-like: MYHLFQISSDVLKTLGLKMKFMITFIFTSVLIGSIFLLSPPNNFNDQLLYATINGSKESKTPQDKLLGGLLTSDFDERSCVSRYYKSSLYRKPSPYKPSEYLISKLRSYEKLHKRCGPGTQAYKEATKNLIGHNDKNYANKTVGECKYIVWVAVYGLGNRILTLASVFLYALLTERVVLVDQSKDISDLFCEPFPGTSWLLPRDFPLTRQIDGYNKGYSRCYGTMLNNHAITANSTPPHLYLHILHDSRDEDKMFFCPKDQTLIDKVPWLIVKANVYFVPSLWFNPAFQTELVKLFPRKEAVFHILAKYIYHPTNEVWGMITSYYKAHLARADERLGIQIRVFSGGAGYLKNVMDQVLSCTQREKLLPQVVVTQEVNVTQSQKVKAVLVTSLYPEYSDRLRNMFSNKDSSRGEVIKVYQPSGERYQQTDKKIHDQKALTEMYLLSLTDNVVTSARSTFGYVAHSLGGLKPWLLYQPRDASVPDPPCVRSTSIEPCHLTSPSHGCDADWGTDSGKVLPFVKHCEDRDNDGLKLFDEL, encoded by the exons ATGTATCACCTGTTTCAGATCTCCAGCGATGTTCTCAAAACTTTGGGGTTGAAGATGAAGTTTATGATAACATTCATCTTTACCAGCGTACTCATTGGTTCTATATTCTTACTATCACCCCCAAACAACTTCAACGACCAACTTCTTTACGCTACAATCAACg GTTCAAAAGAATCCAAAACACCTCAGGATAAGTTGTTAGGAGGGCTATTAACATCGGATTTCGACGAACGCTCTTGCGTGAGTAGGTACTATAAATCATCCTTGTACCGCAAGCCATCTCCATACAAGCCTTCCGAGTATCTCATCTCCAAGCTAAGAAGCTACGAGAAGCTCCACAAGCGTTGCGGTCCTGGGACACAAGCTTACAAAGAAGCAACAAAGAATCTTATTGGTCATAACGACAAGAACTACGCAAACAAAACCGTAGGTGAATGCAAATACATCGTGTGGGTCGCGGTCTACGGTCTCGGAAACAGAATACTAACTCTAGCATCCGTCTTCCTCTACGCGCTATTAACAGAGAGAGTCGTTCTCGTTGATCAAAGCAAAGACATTAGCGACCTCTTCTGCGAGCCGTTTCCAGGTACTTCGTGGTTGCTCCCACGTGACTTCCCCTTGACGAGGCAGATCGATGGATACAATAAGGGATACTCTCGTTGTTACGGAACGATGTTAAACAATCACGCCATTACCGCGAACTCCACCCCGCCGCATCTCTATCTTCATATCCTACACGATTCAAGGGATGAAGACAAGATGTTCTTCTGTCCGAAAGACCAAACACTGATCGATAAAGTCCCTTGGTTGATTGTTAAGGCCAACGTCTACTTTGTCCCATCTCTATGGTTTAATCCAGCTTTTCAGACAGAACTGGTGAAGCTCTTCCCGCGGAAAGAAGCAGTGTTTCATATCTTGGCTAAGTATATTTACCACCCGACGAATGAAGTTTGGGGTATGATCACAAGTTACTACAAGGCGCACTTAGCTAGAGCTGACGAGAGGCTCGGGATTCAGATACGTGTCTTCAGCGGCGGCGCGGGGTATTTAAAAAACGTCATGGACCAGGTCTTGTCCTGTACGCAAAGAGAGAAGCTACTACCTCAAGTAGTGGTTACACAAGAGGTTAATGTAACTCAAAGTCAGAAAGTTAAAGCGGTTCTTGTCACGTCTCTGTATCCAGAgtactctgatcgtttgaggaACATGTTTTCGAACAAAGATAGTTCGAGAGGAGAGGTCATCAAAGTTTATCAGCCAAGTGGAGAGAGGTATCAACAAACAGACAAGAAGATTCACGACCAAAAGGCTTTAACGGAGATGTATCTTCTGAGTTTAACTGATAACGTTGTCACGAGCGCGAGGTCCACTTTTGGATACGTTGCTCATAGTCTCGGAGGGTTAAAGCCTTGGTTGCTGTATCAGCCGAGGGATGCTTCGGTTCCTGATCCGCCGTGTGTTCGGTCTACTTCGATTGAGCCTTGTCATCTTACTTCACCGTCTCATGggtgtgatgctgattggggaACTGACTCGGGGAAGGTTCTTCCGTTTGTGAAGCATTGTGAGGATCGTGATAATGATGGTCTCAAGCTGTTTGATGAGTTGTAG